Proteins encoded in a region of the Mangrovibacillus cuniculi genome:
- a CDS encoding helix-turn-helix domain-containing protein: MFSLWGGKPRSRLGKFLDKRGISQNWLAKEAKVNKNTISDLSSGKREPSLATIKKIMKVIREVDPKAKADDFFDI; the protein is encoded by the coding sequence ATGTTTAGCTTATGGGGAGGAAAACCAAGATCACGACTGGGTAAATTTCTAGATAAACGAGGAATCTCTCAAAATTGGTTGGCAAAGGAAGCAAAGGTCAATAAAAATACAATTAGTGATTTGTCATCTGGAAAGAGAGAGCCATCTTTAGCTACTATAAAGAAGATAATGAAGGTAATTCGTGAGGTGGATCCAAAAGCAAAGGCTGATGATTTCTTTGATATATAG